A single genomic interval of Methanomassiliicoccus sp. harbors:
- a CDS encoding polysaccharide deacetylase family protein, with protein sequence MGNASATTAHGGYLCITFDDGTQGEYDNAFGTLSSYGIPATVYMPSDFVGMDGRLTASELIEMQDAGWEIGSHGKTHTDFTNQSAETYTAEMADSKAALTALGLNVVSLAYPFGGNNAAIRATAATYYERMRTANDYEIYQNHFTSSVRNVGVVFPTTITDVNAELDRAIATNSSICFIYHQVLAGGVIDGTSYTVTQLSDAVIAKETANGLQALRFRDLSSIGTTDICEWVATADGVFSNAANWADGVVPTTGKNILLSYRSNKNITFDTAITLGDIYGTIDYTGSLIQGSVALHYRSMNMAGGVYTPSSTAAYTNICDNQLRHRGTIGNNGYLTINGVGVDLNSGATWTSLTVNGAIRLQQTCGYKTLHVASGASISIIATKNFILNTGGTFDNQGTINGPGGVVFYVTANYNVNLGVINAPIRFNAPSFTSSSYTASLSANAVMGSTLGVDSSHASRTATLDVNDKDISCTGVSVTVRAVMMGGTGTITDSGNWDTSAGTWTPESSKLIFTGTSATVKTAAAQTFYDLTVAAGASVTLQSDVVVTHAFHLNGTINKNGHNLTVPAGYENQITSTPTYNVAQDAAYSYTPTANQVGTFNATSSASWLTWDGSKLVGTPNAGDVGSVNVDVSFTNGVSTVHQLYTMNVTNVAPVFTVDPIDSWSYGNTYLFDAQTNEEGLGVTYSFTTSSTSMDFWIEPDSGVLRAHITDVNDTQISIIANDGHGGIAYQNYTLHVTSAPWDHEITILYTEGLNYRVSFDFAMNDSAKGSIDRIQWNFGDGNGSRDMTPVHTYDQPGKYLITCWVRLTDGTASAKSMEISVGDPQTVANIDNAVMEKLTQALYMVALVVVAGAVLMFAYARYSGLRGRFNQMVLYLIAVGIVAISIIIVGGALI encoded by the coding sequence ATGGGGAATGCCAGCGCAACCACGGCACATGGTGGTTACCTTTGCATCACCTTCGATGATGGCACTCAGGGAGAATATGATAATGCATTTGGAACGCTGTCATCATATGGAATTCCTGCAACCGTTTACATGCCTTCTGATTTTGTCGGGATGGATGGGCGCCTGACCGCTTCTGAACTCATCGAGATGCAAGATGCAGGATGGGAGATCGGAAGCCACGGCAAGACCCATACCGACTTCACCAATCAATCAGCCGAGACTTATACAGCGGAGATGGCCGACTCCAAGGCCGCTCTAACGGCACTCGGGCTGAACGTGGTCTCTCTGGCCTACCCTTTCGGGGGCAATAACGCAGCCATACGCGCTACTGCTGCCACTTACTATGAGAGGATGAGGACCGCCAATGATTATGAGATCTACCAGAACCACTTCACCTCATCGGTCCGCAATGTCGGCGTAGTATTCCCAACCACCATCACCGATGTCAATGCTGAGCTGGATCGTGCCATCGCCACCAACTCATCGATATGCTTCATCTATCATCAGGTCCTGGCCGGGGGGGTCATCGACGGCACATCGTACACAGTAACCCAGCTCTCCGATGCCGTGATAGCCAAGGAGACCGCCAACGGCCTGCAGGCTCTCAGGTTCAGGGACCTGAGCAGCATTGGCACTACCGATATATGCGAGTGGGTAGCGACCGCCGATGGCGTCTTCTCCAACGCTGCCAATTGGGCCGATGGCGTAGTTCCAACCACCGGCAAGAACATACTGCTCTCTTACAGATCCAACAAGAATATCACCTTCGATACTGCCATCACTCTCGGCGACATCTATGGCACGATCGATTATACTGGCTCTCTGATCCAGGGGTCGGTCGCGCTTCACTATCGGAGCATGAACATGGCCGGAGGGGTCTACACTCCGAGCAGCACGGCCGCTTACACCAACATCTGCGATAATCAGCTGAGGCACCGTGGCACTATCGGCAACAATGGTTACCTGACCATCAACGGGGTCGGCGTCGATCTCAATTCCGGCGCTACCTGGACCTCCCTGACGGTCAACGGCGCCATTCGATTACAGCAGACCTGCGGTTACAAGACCCTGCATGTCGCGTCCGGAGCCAGCATCAGCATCATTGCCACGAAGAACTTTATCCTCAATACCGGAGGAACCTTCGACAACCAGGGTACCATCAATGGTCCGGGTGGCGTGGTCTTCTACGTCACCGCAAACTACAACGTGAATCTAGGGGTCATCAACGCGCCGATACGCTTCAACGCGCCTTCCTTCACTTCCAGTTCCTATACCGCCTCGCTCTCGGCGAATGCGGTCATGGGGAGTACCTTAGGAGTGGATTCGAGCCATGCCTCGAGGACCGCAACCCTGGATGTCAATGATAAGGACATCAGCTGTACGGGAGTTTCAGTAACCGTAAGAGCGGTCATGATGGGCGGTACCGGGACCATCACCGATAGCGGCAACTGGGATACCAGCGCCGGTACCTGGACGCCGGAAAGCTCCAAGCTCATCTTCACCGGGACCAGCGCCACGGTCAAGACCGCTGCCGCCCAGACCTTCTATGATCTCACCGTAGCAGCCGGCGCTTCCGTGACCCTGCAGAGCGATGTGGTGGTCACCCATGCCTTCCATCTCAATGGCACGATCAATAAGAACGGCCATAATCTGACCGTCCCGGCCGGATACGAGAACCAGATCACCAGCACCCCTACCTATAACGTGGCTCAGGATGCGGCCTATTCCTACACTCCGACCGCCAACCAGGTAGGGACGTTCAACGCTACCAGCTCAGCCTCATGGCTCACCTGGGATGGCTCAAAGCTGGTCGGAACTCCCAACGCCGGCGATGTCGGTTCGGTCAACGTCGATGTATCCTTCACCAATGGGGTCTCGACCGTCCACCAGCTCTACACCATGAATGTAACCAATGTGGCGCCGGTCTTCACCGTCGACCCCATCGACAGCTGGAGCTACGGAAATACTTATCTCTTCGATGCCCAGACCAATGAGGAGGGGCTTGGAGTAACCTATTCCTTCACCACCAGCAGCACATCGATGGACTTCTGGATAGAGCCGGACAGCGGGGTATTGAGGGCGCACATAACCGACGTGAACGATACGCAGATCTCGATCATCGCCAACGATGGTCATGGCGGGATCGCATACCAGAACTACACTCTCCATGTGACCTCTGCCCCTTGGGATCACGAGATCACCATCCTCTATACTGAGGGTCTGAACTACCGCGTCAGCTTCGATTTCGCCATGAACGACAGCGCGAAGGGGAGCATCGATCGCATACAGTGGAACTTCGGCGATGGAAACGGCTCGAGGGATATGACCCCGGTTCACACCTATGACCAGCCGGGAAAGTACCTGATCACATGCTGGGTCCGTCTTACCGATGGCACTGCCAGCGCCAAGAGCATGGAGATATCCGTAGGCGATCCGCAGACCGTCGCCAACATCGATAATGCGGTCATGGAGAAGCTTACCCAGGCGCTCTATATGGTCGCCTTGGTGGTCGTGGCCGGCGCTGTTCTGATGTTCGCCTATGCTCGCTACTCTGGACTTCGCGGACGATTCAATCAGATGGTCCTTTACCTGATAGCGGTTGGCATCGTGGCCATCTCCATCATCATCGTAGGAGGTGCATTGATATGA